In a genomic window of Zingiber officinale cultivar Zhangliang chromosome 9B, Zo_v1.1, whole genome shotgun sequence:
- the LOC122023975 gene encoding uncharacterized protein LOC122023975 — translation MAEGMKQMLAKPIQLADQLSKWAGDAPANKQDFLELKGRADKLAALLRQAARTELYERPARRIMDDTEQVLSKALALVAKSRKQGLVHRLFAITPSAAFSKIATQIDNSISDVSWLIRVSAPPADDDDGGGMFYGLCPIAQNEPILTLIWSNIATLHTGHMDARSEAAASLASLARDNHHFAKRIIEEEGIPPLLRLLKEGKTEEGQENAACALGLLGRDPESVDRLVAAGASLAFAKVLKDGPMKVQAVVAWAVAELTANSDSKCQDVFAQNNIVRLLVGHLAFETVEEHSKYSVPSKTLSIHSFVLANKLAATSPSTLVDGPEMAPLRHPERGQSKTNQFHTVVQSTVASAKIGKDAHSQSSSNASLPWKPQQHSRAREMEDPSTKAYLKTMAAKALWQLTKGNADICKSITESRALLCFAVLLEKSTGDVRYYSAMALMEIARVAEHNADLRRSAFKPNSPASKAVIEQFLQIVDKGEFTDLLIPSVTALGCLSRTFRATETRIIGPLVRLLDDKATVVMREAVVALTKFACTGNYLHVSHSQAIIDSGGARHLVQLVYLGEQVQLEALILLCYIAKHVPDSQELADAEVLNTLSWAYKQSHLVQDERVDELLPEAKSRLELYQARKL, via the coding sequence ATGGCGGAGGGGATGAAGCAGATGCTAGCGAAGCCGATCCAGCTGGCGGACCAGTTGAGCAAATGGGCCGGCGATGCTCCGGCCAACAAGCAGGATTTCTTGGAGCTCAAGGGGCGGGCGGATAAACTCGCCGCTCTCCTCCGCCAGGCCGCCCGTACTGAGCTCTACGAGCGGCCAGCGCGCCGCATCATGGACGACACCGAGCAGGTTCTGAGCAAGGCTCTTGCTCTGGTCGCCAAGTCACGCAAACAAGGCCTCGTCCACCGCCTCTTCGCCATCACTCCATCCGCCGCCTTCTCCAAGATCGCCACGCAGATTGACAACTCGATCTCCGACGTCTCCTGGCTGATCCGCGTCTCCGCCCCTCCTGCCGACGACGATGACGGCGGCGGCATGTTCTATGGCCTCTGCCCCATCGCGCAGAACGAACCCATCCTCACCCTCATCTGGAGCAACATCGCCACGCTTCACACGGGCCACATGGATGCTCGCTCCGAGGCCGCTGCCTCCCTGGCCTCCCTCGCCCGGGACAACCACCACTTCGCCAAGCGCATCATCGAGGAGGAGGGGATCCCGCCGCTGCTCCGACTCCTCAAGGAGGGCAAGACGGAGGAGGGGCAGGAGAACGCCGCGTGTGCCCTCGGCCTCCTCGGCCGCGATCCCGAGAGCGTTGACCGCCTTGTCGCTGCTGGTGCCTCCTTAGCCTTCGCCAAGGTCCTCAAGGACGGGCCGATGAAGGTCCAGGCTGTCGTCGCTTGGGCCGTCGCCGAACTCACCGCCAACAGCGATTCCAAGTGCCAGGACGTTTTCGCCCAGAACAACATCGTTCGCCTCCTCGTCGGCCATCTCGCCTTCGAGACCGTCGAAGAGCACAGTAAGTACTCCGTGCCTTCCAAGACCCTGTCCATCCATTCCTTCGTGCTCGCCAACAAGCTCGCTGCTACCTCCCCTTCCACCCTCGTCGACGGCCCGGAGATGGCTCCTCTCCGGCATCCCGAAAGAGGCCAATCGAAGACCAATCAATTCCACACAGTCGTTCAATCTACCGTTGCCTCCGCCAAGATCGGCAAAGATGCCCATAGCCAGAGCAGCAGCAACGCGTCGTTGCCCTGGAAACCACAGCAGCATTCTCGAGCCAGGGAAATGGAGGATCCAAGTACCAAGGCTTACCTGAAGACCATGGCTGCCAAGGCCCTGTGGCAACTGACCAAGGGCAACGCCGACATCTGCAAGAGCATCACTGAATCCCGAGCCCTCCTCTGCTTCGCCGTGCTCCTCGAGAAAAGCACAGGAGATGTTCGATACTATTCCGCTATGGCGCTAATGGAAATAGCCCGCGTAGCCGAGCACAATGCTGATCTCCGACGATCCGCGTTCAAGCCGAATTCGCCGGCGTCCAAGGCCGTCATCGAGCAGTTCCTCCAAATCGTGGACAAGGGGGAGTTCACCGACCTACTCATTCCTAGTGTCACAGCTCTCGGCTGCTTGTCCCGGACATTCCGAGCAACGGAGACGAGGATCATAGGTCCGTTGGTTCGCCTGCTGGACGACAAGGCGACGGTGGTGATGAGAGAAGCGGTGGTGGCACTGACCAAGTTCGCGTGCACCGGGAATTATCTACATGTCAGCCATTCCCAGGCCATAATTGACTCCGGCGGAGCAAGGCACCTTGTCCAGCTAGTCTACCTCGGCGAGCAGGTGCAGCTTGAAGCTCTGATTCTTCTTTGTTACATCGCCAAACATGTGCCCGACAGCCAGGAGCTGGCGGACGCTGAGGTTCTCAACACGCTCTCCTGGGCTTACAAACAATCGCACTTGGTTCAGGATGAGAGGGTGGACGAGCTGCTGCCCGAGGCCAAGTCTAGGCTGGAGCTCTATCAAGCAAGGAAGCTGTGA